DNA sequence from the Sceloporus undulatus isolate JIND9_A2432 ecotype Alabama chromosome 4, SceUnd_v1.1, whole genome shotgun sequence genome:
CCACAGTGTGACAACCTGCAAATGCAAAATAAACCAGCCCAAGCATGGGACATTTCACTGTACTTTGCCAGATTTAAGTTCATTGTGCATTTGCTGGTTGCTACAGTGCATGTTAATATATGTAAAACATGAGAGGCATATCACTTGCATCCTATTAAACACTCAGTGAATTCCTCATGCTGAATAAAGCTGCAACTCTTCTTCAACTGAATTTGTTGAACAATGTGAGCTAGTGTACAGAAATAGAGTGTATATATAAAAGAATGCGAAAGTTCTTTTTGGACTTTATagttccaataataataataatgatttatttatagtccacccaatcacaaggaatccaagTGGgttacagcaaaataaataaataaataaaatacagagaatacaatcaaataaaattcaaaaaaataaataaaatacaataaaataaaagagagcaacATGAGTTACAGAATTCAGAGTTAGACCTGATGAAATTGGGCctttttttcactccctccagatctgatgatgacagtaggtacggaaggagggttcttcttcttgaggcaagaattttattttaattaattttaattcaattcttctcattaaatttaagagaaaaattggtggacagagtgacataagtcacagtaaacggggggagaggaactaggtagggaagggcggctggaagagatccgtcttaagagacTTCTTAAAAGCTATAagagtagaaataataataataagaagaaataagaaatgtggcagatctcctctggcaggtcattccatagcctcGGAGGAgcggtggagaaggccctctgggtaactgaggttagtctagatttttttggatgaaatagattcttccctgaggaccttaaGAGTGTAGGATGGACAGAACGGAAGAAGGCAtccccttaagtattctggacccaagccatgtagggctttaaaggtaatcactaATACCTGTACCTTGCCctgaaactaataggcagccagtgaagggatttcaaaaccggtgttatgtgatcattatGATAtcttgtacaagttgaagtttctgaacttggcatgagggtagccccatgtagagtgcattacggaagtccaatcgagaggtgaccagcgcatgtactactgtttcaaggtctcccggtTCCAGAAAGGGGTGCATCTGGCATATCAgcagaagctgataacaagtgctcctgactgttgcatccacctaagctgtcaggtgaagcgatgaaccaaggagcacccccaagctgcggacagagtctttcaggggaagtgtgaccccatccaaaactggctgacataattccatacctgggcttgggtttcctataacgaaTACCTcagtcttacctggattcagcttgagctggTTTTCCTTCATgcagtccattaccaccccaagacAAGCATTCAtaggagagataccatccttagtcactgtatcagtctaagacatagagaaatataattgggagtcatcagcgtactgataacaacctgccccatgtctctggatttcgcccagcggcttcatagaaatgttaaacagcatgggagacaatatAGCACCCTGGGGTAGCTAAATTTTagctcttttagaagagcaactgtctcccagcaccaccatctggaatctgcgtgagaggtaggaccggaaccactgtagaacagtgcctctgatgcctaactctctcaggatgcattgattatatttttcagcatcagcttgactgtatcacccccctggacagccagccaggataggcaagggtcaagagggcaagtcgttttttcaaactactaaggagcttgtccatgtcctcagtacttaccaaatgaaattgatccagtctaacagtaatggtggaggcgttggatgcctctctcattgcttctgacttaaaattggcatccaaatcagctcttatccaagagattttatctgtgaaataatcattcaAAGCGTCACTGCAAGCTATAGTTGAATCTAATAGAAGGTTCTGGGTGGGAAgcagttgtgttaaactccttaccaccctgaacagctcagctggatgaGATTTTAcagatgcaatagatgcagaatagaaagatttcttggcagcatctattgccacttgataggacctaagaaaagtccaATGAAGTGTCTtagatatgagttgagatttcagccaacgcttctctagtcgttgtccaacccgcttcatttgtttaagatcttcagtgtaccaagcGTTTCGTTTTTTAGCgagttggaaaggacgcttgggatcgatcatgtctatagctctggtgatgttgttattGCACAAATTAACCAGAACCTCGACAGTCACCAGCATtgccaaccatagaaccccctagggcttcttggaacctagagggttccatcagccttcaagggtggaccattctaattggtcctccaccccaGAGGGAGGAATAGTAGCTTTCAGTCCAACCTTAatcaggaaatgatctgtccatgataatGCATAGATACTAATTATTTCTGCCCACGGATATGCCTGTTCCCtgcagaagaccacatcaagagcATGACCTGCGCAATACGTGGGCTCAAAGAAacccatgaactcctgagctgcaccagtAAGAATAACCCAGCCAGCAGAGCCATTGcctgtgcttttaaaaagtagtgtTTCTAAACTTTGGTACATACATAAAGCTAAGAAGCAAAAAAGTTGAATTAAGAACTACAGTTAGTTCAAACATACTAAGATAAATGCTGCTACTTCAGAAATGCCCTTTTATATTCGTTTGGCACTTTGGGGGCATTAGaacagcttaggtccaggctatctgaaagacagtacctccccatatgaacctgcaagaaaTCTTTcaggggaaagctttctcttggccccaccaccatcataggctcAGTGGGTGAGGACACAagtgagccttctcagtggctgatctTCCCTCTGGAATGCCTATCCATGGAAGGTgaggctaggctggtcccctACCTGCTTCCCTTTCACCAGCAGGTAATTACATTTGTTTAATCAGGGAGGTAATTGCACcagggaggctttttaaaaaaaaactggggtgtttgtttcattttttaacttctgcaaatatttaaacaatttcaTATCGTTTTCATTGTGATGTTTCCTTCTGTGAGCTGTGttgggtcccactccaggagagtcatataaataaatagtagaaTCAGACAGACATCCTTCATTTTATCATTGTTCTTCTTTTACTTTGCATTCCAACATGTTCATGCACCACTTTGCCTACTGCCTCTTTATTAACCTCAGATCTTAAGCCCCCTTCCATATAAAGTTGTCCTTGTTCACaccgctttaaaaaaaaccccatagttGAATAATTTATTGCCATTAAATATGAACCACAAAGAGTATTTCAGTAACAATCTCTAAACAACATTCCTTTTAGCATCTCCTTTAGGAAGCAACTCTGTCCAAAACACATCAGTGCTCCCACTTCTCCATTCAACACATTATTGATCATTATGAAAAGTGAACAGCATACATTTTCGTGAAAGATGAAAGGCAGAAAGCCCTGCATGCAGGTGAACTGGTGAGATAAATGGCCTAGAAAAAAGACTACAGTTATATAAGTGACAACCTGCATTCCGAAGTAGTAATGTACAAGTGATAACCTGCATTCCCAATTAATAATGTGACAGTCTGCATTCCCAATTAGTAATGTGGCTGTCTGCATGCTTTTCTGCTTGAGATTCACACACCCATATAAGCGATCTGTATTCAAGGAAGTAATTAAAGAGGTGCCATTTTGTGTACTCATGTATCTCCTAGTCCAGATTTACAATCATACAGCGACATTCTTCAACTTGTCtgatcttctttttcttccttgggGGCAAAAGGTCTGGGCAGTTCAGTATCACCGATGTGGTGGTGATTTTCTTTGGTTTGCAGAAGGAACAGGCTTGGAAGACACCTCTCTCATCACTGTTGTGCCATGGGATGTAGAAAGAATTGCACTGGCCATAACAAAACCTGTTTGTAAAGGTGTAGTTATTGCAGCCTTCCTCATGGATAGTTTGCTTGAACTCTTGCATTTTGCACCAGTCTTGCACCAGCTTTTTTTCTGTTATGTGTAGTGTGTCTGTGCTTGACTCAGTCACTTCATCACAAGGTATGTTTCCCATGTCTCTGAATTTGGAGTTTAAGCATTGCTGTGCCTGTTCTGAATCATTAGCCATCTTTTTGTCCAGATCTTTTCCAGAAATGTGGCCATGGGATGCTTGGATGCTGTGAATCTCCAGCATGTGCAGCAGAAGTCCAAGAAGGACAAGAATTCCAACAGGAGAAAATTTGCAAtccatcctagaatcatagaagggAGTTTCACATAGTAATAGTCAAAAATTAAATCACAAAGCTACAAACAGCAGCTACCCTATTATACATCATGCAATCCATTACACAGAATCCAGACTTCTGATATCATGTACTAGAATTAGATGATTAAGATAGCAAAACACACCACAATATTACCACTTTTGAATGCTTCCTATAAAAAGAATGctacaactatttttttaaaaaggtactttACTAGGTGTAGTAGTCAAAGCTGCTCATTGCTATGCTAGCTTTCCattcaaaaccagcacctttaTTTTATGCAGAGGAGCCTCAGTTGCATTAGTAACAAACCCCAgaccttcagatgctgttggactgcagtgtCTATCAGCCTCAGCAAGAATAATTGTGAATGGTGAGTAATGCTGGgaggaacaaacaaaacaatatctAAAGCCTGTACCACTCATTCTCTTGTTGGTTAATGAGCCTTCATTGCTTTCCCTGTTAGAAAGCCTTTACAATTGTGTAAagcttaaaaagaaaagcagtttgcttttgctttggcCTGTTGAGATGGGCTCCATTGCAgccatcctcttcctccactgaattaattgaaagcaaactactttagcactttgagttcagtttgcagcaatggaagaaagctgaggacaaagacaGAAAATTGGACATTTTACAACAGATGGGGGAAAAGATGACAGGGGATTCTTTAAGACTGTCCCCATCACATCAAGACAGCTAGAGATGTGCTCTTACCTATATTTCATGACTTAGTGGGCAAAACCCAATAAACATAACATTTAAATAATACCAAACTATTTACTAAAAACTAAAGGCttcacaatattatttttaaaagttaccaaAAGTTaacaataaatgtaataaaatattttaaaacaagcaaCACCAACTTTCTCCCAAGCAAAGTACTAAccttataaaaaacaaaacttccTCTGGAAGAAATGTGCTTCAGCCAACTGTCTGCTCTTCCTTTATATATCAAAAATGAATGCCAATTACCTAATTATTAAATAGTATCACCTGGTTTTTGACTGATCTCTAAAACAATTCTCTGAGACCCCCCTCCCATGCATAGACCTGCCATTACTCATGaggaaacctccaaagaaataaATCTTTGCAGAAtctgccttgccatttttcaaagttccTCTTCAGCAGGATGGCCACAAAGGTGAGCCTTTGATcactgtgtagaagaaggaatttcaattAGTGACATTGATTCGACAAACTCCACCTGCCAAAATTTCCTCTCAAACAACAACTAATAAAGTTGtccagagaccaaggtttgaatcctggcttggccatgtcaacccactgaatgaccttgggtgagGCACATTTTCTccgcttcagaggatggcaatggcaaaccccctctgaagaaacttgccataaaaatcccatgataggtttgactgaAGGTTGTCATTGTCAACAGTAAAGATACAGAAACCCTCTATTGTACCTTATCTACATTTTATCTAGCACACAATACATTACAAGGGAAGTAAGCAATGTGAATGGATTCCtcaacttaaaaaaaatctggcaaaGGAGTAGTGTTTTTAGCTGACTGGCATTCACCAGCATCTAAAGCTAGGCATCCTGTCTCACTATTTTTGCTGATATGGGAATACAGTAAGCCCTGTTGTGGGGGAATACATCTGTCTGTGCTCTAGAAAAAGACTACAAAGCATCAAGAACCAGGGGGAGAGACCATAGAATAATGAGGGGCAGGGCTTCCTGGTTAGAACCATCTGAACTACAGTACATCTGATTTCTGAACACATCTTTCTAGTTAAGTTCTAATGAGAAGTTATGTGATACCAATGAAGACATACAGCAAGGACAGATTCTTGTTTTAAAGACCCTTGCCTACATTTTGCAGAAAAAGTATTTCAAGGacacattgttgtgtgccttcaaataattttttgacttatggtgaccctacagtggggtattcttggcaaatttcttcagagagggtttggcattgtcatcctctgaggatgaaagagtgtgacttgcccaggatcactccatgggtttcatggctgaaagaggattcaaaccctgtcctccagagtcctagtccagtgctcagaccataATATCACACTAGCTTATTCAATGTGTTAAATGGTTGTGTATATATCCAGACATCCAAGAGGGTCCATGATTCCCAACATGTCATTGcatgtttctgacttatttcaTTTACAAGTGGGCAACTATGAAAGTCTGAAGTCAGTTTTCGAACCTAAATGCTATCTGGGGTGTGAGGCAATTTGCAAAGTTTTAGCCCCCCTTCTCTGAACCATTTTAGCCCAGGAAAGCCTCCTTTTAGCCAGAGGAACTGAGCAGAAGTCATTTTGTctttcaaaaaaggaagaaaaaaagagggggagactTTCTGGGGCCTAAATTGCTTTCCCCTCCCCATGGCAAAAAAACACCACCAATGCTCTTTAGaaggcatttggggacaaaataTTTGGGATAAGGGACCAGAAAAATGGCCATGGGGCTGTTTTCCACTTTaccaaccattattgtcttttctaataagtcatttcatgtcatgatgtggccaaagtatgatagcctcagtttggtcatcctgccttccagggagaattctggcttgatttgctctaaggccCATTTACTGGTCACTTtggtagtccatggtatccacagaactctccacaggcagcatatttcaaatgagttgattctcttcttgtcagctttcttgactgtccagctttcacaaccatatgtagaaatacaatggcatggatgatcctgactttgggtTTCAATAATActgtgcacccttgctttacgcgggggatccattctggactcccctgcgtaaagcaaattctgcctatactcaagccccatttaaatgaatggggcttgtgcacgtggtggcacacacaccattactcCCTATGGaatgcaccgccccttcctccccgcgcggctttcagcatatgctgacaGCCGCATAAAGCacgcccgcatatgatgcgggcgcactgtacatctTTACCCtcgaggatcttgtctagttctttatacctgtctttccaagtcctaatcttcttctaattcttgactacagtctccattttgatgcTAAGGTAAAGTCTTTCCGTGTTTCAAATTCTTCATCATCCACCTGCAGGCTCTAGTGTGCCCAACCCTTGTTTAATGTCATCCTTGTATCTCTGCTTGTAACCTTTTTCAACACTACATATATTTTACTGGTTTATCGTTTTGGTAGAATATTCAGCAATTCCACATTATTACTTTATGACCACAAAATATGTTTGCtcacaaaatttattttttgtatatatatttggTATCAATCAAGTTGTTTTGTCTGGCCCTCTGTACATGTGTTGGGTCTGCAGTGCTTCGCTGTTCATTCCATGTAAGCCCATTTGTGAATATGTCCATTCTATACCATAATTTGTACACACCTTTGGCCGAGACCCTTTATCataccagcattttctgcatgacagggggttttactggatgtcccttgtggtctctttcacctctatgattctaagcatcTGCTGATGGAATTACATTGTGCCAGCACTGCACCATCCCGATACAGCCTTAGCacaaagtacagtgcgcctgcgccatacgcgggcgcgccatacgtggcttgagcatacgcgctcaagctgcgcggggcagaaggggcggcgcatcccattcatttgaatgggcgcgtgcgcccgttgcgccccacgcgccaccgcgccgccgtgcacgagccccattgtttccaatggggctcgagcataggcggaattcgccttacgcggcgggatccggaacggatcccccacgtaaggcgaggaccgacTGTATGTGAAACAGTGAATGTAATACAGCTGCCAATTCATGGCACAATCCACAGGCAGTAAGCAGTGCACAATGTACACTGTCACACTATTTGATGCACACTGTTGCATGATTCTGCATCTGCAATGATTCCGTAAATAGAAACCTGTTTCCTTCACCATCAGTTGGATACAATCATTCCACATTATCCAGCAAAGTCACTTTACATGCACAGCCTAtgcctgtgtatgtcaccaacaggatttgaGGCAAGGAGTGCTGCCTACATATTTTGTTACAGATTGTATTACAGTAGTCATCCtttacatgttgttgtgtgccttcaagtcatgctaaccctaaggtgaacctatcatgagcttttctggggctgagagtttgtgactcacccaaggtcacccagtgggtttccatggccaagtggggaaatcaaaccctgattttcagagtcataggccaacactcaaaccagcattttttttaaaaaaaattcagattgCCTAACCACATTGGTGGTACCTGTCATATATACAGAAAAAATTAATATACAGTGGGAGTCTAGTCAGAGCTttctgagagaaggctaaatgtctcacaaaaccacaaatcctagcaTTACATAGCATTGgagtcatggcaggtaaagcagtatcaaacaacatttttttctgcagtgcagctgcagcctatCAATGGTAATACATAATTGAACTGGATCACAGATAATATCCTTTTACAGCATCTTACAAATAGGTTTCAGTGCAAACTGATGTAAAATACTGTAAGACATAAATCACTACACTATGGATTTATAGTTCTGTATAAATATTTTGAAGGCTATCAATAGATTTATATCAATGTGATAGAGGTGTAAGTGCTTGATAGGTAGTGGGCAAAGATTCATTTTAATGAAATCTTCAGAATCATCTACATATTTTATGTGAGGCAGGGATGAAATTAAATTCCAAGCCTTCTATGAGAAGAACTCAGTCACTGTGACCATGTACTGTATGTGTACTATCAATTATTAGAACAAGGGAACAGTCAGATAGAGAAAACTAAAAAAGCATTCTAaaaagactgattttttttttaaaaaaaagcgtATGTTAGACTTGCAAATGGTAATGCAAATAAAAAAGTATGAAAAAAATCTAAATATCAAGGGTTGGCAATATGAGTTGTATGTGAAAAATAATCAGTAGCATGGCATgaatgaaacctactgggtgaccttagacaagtcacactctctcagtctcagaggatggcaatggcaaaccccctctgaagaaacttgccaagaaaaccttgtgatagattcaccAGCTATGGTCTCTGTTTCTTGCTGTGGTAAATCGCCTGACTTGGAGTGTTATGTTGAATGATCTAGTTCCAGAGTACAGACAAAATTCCACCCCAAGAAACTAAATGATCTCCTCTCTATAGTGTTAAATGCATGTTACTGTATTTatgcatcggggggggggggaaggaaggggactTAAGGGGAGGATGAGAAAAACATCCAAAAAACCACAGAGTTCACTGTAAAGGgtattcttatatatatatatatatatatatatatatatatatatatatatatattttgtccaATGCATTCTGGAgaggcttcttttttaaaagccatactTCAAATAAATAAGAGAAATGGTTAAGGCATCATTTAAGACAGTCAGACCATAATTTATTCTTACATTCTCCTCTCTTACTTTCATGATGCTATTAACAGACATGTATACCATTTAAATAAGACTACACAAattcacacacaaagacacaaaaaTACAGGATTAAAGCTTCAATTAGAGATTTTCATTTAATTGTTTagaccattattttttttaaaaaaacccacacaaacaaACTCTTTATCAGCCAGATcctaaattcatttatttttgaagAACTAAGTTGCAGGCAGAATACCTACTTTTTTGATATTGGTGATATCAATTAGCTAATCATTAAATTAGAAGGACTGGTCCTTTTGCAATTTTTCAGGTTTTGTTTTCCCCAAACAAATTCTTGAGGAAGCCTTGTAACATGTGATAGGTGAATGCAAGTGAAGAATAGCATGCTAGATGCAAAGGAGTACATGATTCCTGAATCTTCCATAGCTGTGTGGAACAAGGGATTTTGTCAGATATAATTTGCCATCCATGTTTCACTTGCTGAAATTTCATTTTCAACACAGTGATTAAAGGTTCAGCAATCTGCTCCTCTTTTCCATGAGACCATCCTAGTGAAGAAGAAGTTTGTCTCTGGTAAAATGGATTCCTTAAAGAtttatttcttcagaggtttcCTCATAAGTAATGCTAGGTCTATGTAGAGGGATTGCTTGAGAgtcattttcaaaaaaaaaaagacctgccAAAGGCCTGGTGTTGCTATTTAATGATTAGATAATTGACATTCACTGTTTGATATataagggagggggagagagttGGATGAAGCTCATTACTCCCAGAGGAAGGCTTTTTCAAAGGTTAGTACTTGGCTGTAAAAAAGTTTGCTTTGcctgttttaaaacatttgattGTGCATATTGTTAAGTTTTGTTTTTAGTATTATTGGCTTCTGTGTGATGGTGTTAAAAGCATTAACATTTTATCTAATGGTTTTTCAAGCATATTGTAAAATGAAGAGAAGAAGAATGGGTTCCATGATGGTATGAATATCAAGtatctttgtaattgttttctttcttttcagtttgtCCTGTAGTTTGGGAAAGGAGGCATCCCCCACTAAAACAAGGTACTTTTTGAAGgttgggcttttttgttttgtttttttgttatatctctgatgatgatgttttaacgagttttaaactttaataatgtaatgttttaatcatttgaaatgtttaattgttttttaaactttgtatttttaatgtttcatattgttttaacttaagttgttttaaatttcattagttgccttgagtccctg
Encoded proteins:
- the LOC121929923 gene encoding gremlin-1-like, translating into MDCKFSPVGILVLLGLLLHMLEIHSIQASHGHISGKDLDKKMANDSEQAQQCLNSKFRDMGNIPCDEVTESSTDTLHITEKKLVQDWCKMQEFKQTIHEEGCNNYTFTNRFCYGQCNSFYIPWHNSDERGVFQACSFCKPKKITTTSVILNCPDLLPPRKKKKIRQVEECRCMIVNLD